GTGAAGCTAAATCCTTGGCGGACAATGAACTTGATGGCTTTGAATTTTTAGTGGCAATAATCATCTGGTATGAAATATTATCTTCTGTTAATTTAGTCAGCAAGCAACTACAAGCAAAGGATATGCTTATTGATATTGCAATTGAGAAAGTACAGGGGCTTATTTCCTTTTTCAATAAGTATAGAGAAACCGGCTTTTCAAATACATTAGAAGCTGCAAAAGAAATTTCACTTGAGATGGATATTGCTCCAGAATTCCGCATCAAGcttaaaatcaagtgaaaaaGATAATTTGATGAGAGCACTGATGATGCATCTATTGCTTCACAATCTGCACAGGAGTCATTTATGGTCAATTATTTTAGAGCTGTTGTTGATCAAGCTATAGCTTCACTTACTAGGAGATTTGAATAATATCAGGTGTACGAAAATACTTTTGGTTTCTTGTTTAATTCAGATAAGCTGCGCTCCTTGGATAATAagagtttgttttcttcttctgttaATCTTGAGGCTGCACTTAAGAGTGGAGAACATTCAGATATTGACGAAAAAGAATTGTATGTGAAGTTAAAGTTTATCCAGGATCTTATTAAGGAATCTATATGCACTCTTGATATTCTGAAGTATTTGAAACAGCTATCCTGTTTTCATAATACCGTTATTGCATACAGAATTTTGTTAACTATTCCCGTGACTGTTGCATCTGCGGAAAGGAGCTTTTCTAAACTCAAGTTGTTAAAGTCCTACTTGTGTTCTACTATGACACAAGAAAGACTCAATAGATTGGTGATAATAGCACTTGAAAATGATGTCTTGGAGAAGATTAAGTATGAAGATATAATTGAAGGTTTTATTTCAAGAAATACTAAAAGTATGATGCTTTTCAGTAGAACATGAGGTCAGTTTATTGCTTGAGTACTACCTTTACTCTTTTAGCATTAATATTTGATATATTCCTAAGTATTGTAAGAAATAACATGTATTGAAATTATATAATTAAATGAAAGTATGTTTTGGTTATATAAATTTTTCAATTTTAAGGCTCTATTTTGCATTTAGCACCGGGAACTTAAATTCCTGGAAACAGCCCTGCCCCTAAGTGCTCGAGACGAGGGGGAGGCGGAGAAGAgggcgagagagagaagagctGCTTGCGTTGTGTAGTTTAGAGATCGTTCGTTCGTTGATGTTCGTTGTGGACTCTTTTTtgcgaaaaaaaaaaagaaaggagtaaGTTGCATCTTTTTCGTACTGCCAAATCAAAGAGTAATCTTTAAACTTTCTTATCCAAGTGTTAAACCATGCAGATTTGGTTTAAAGAGTCATCTTTATACCATGCAGATTTGGAGCAAAATCGCTTACTGAGAAGCTGGAGTCGGATTCTATGTCGGAGTAGATAAAGCTCTTCATTTCACAATTGGAGAAACTGGCGATCGAGCCGCTGCAGCTTAAGGTACATGCATGGAACTAGAACTGTCAGCATCAAAAAGGTGATTGGACTGGCTGCGAATGGCTTGCGTTGAACTGTCAGCAAGCCATTGGTCTATAATGCTGATCAAGCTAAAGCTTTACGTGACTGGCTGGGTTGGACAACGAAACTAAAGAAAACATGGTACTGGCCTCTTATACAGAACTTCACTTTTTAAGCCTCACAGCCTACAAATGGTCAATCATACCTAAAATCAAAACAGAGACAAATACCTAACATTAAATTTGCTGCCGCCAACATTCAAAACTAATTCTTTGGTACTTAGTATATAGCCACAGATGCAAAATCATACGGTGATTAGTAGCACAACATACAATACATAATGCGGTGACAATATCTCACCGCCATACGTTAAATCGTTACTATTGGGTTCTTCCGGTCAAGAACGCCAGAAGAAGCTTCAATCCGCGAGAAAATAACCACCTACGACGATTCCACATCGGAGGAATCCTCATCACTCGTCACGTCGGACTGGTCATCCGACTCGCCGCTGGAAGAAGCCGCGGTAGGCTTCGCAGACATCTTGCTCAGCGCAGCAGTCTTGCTTGCCCTCTGAGAACGCGCCGCGGTCATGCTAGGAGTGGCTGGAACCCTGCTCACGGATGCTGCAGGCAAGTCAACTTCTTCGCCACCTGCGTCACTTTCATCGCTAGAGGATGGTGCCCGTCTTGCTCTTCTCCTGGTGGGGGCTGGGGGCCGGACCGACCGTGGTGCCGGTGTTGGTGGCATCGCTTGATTGGTGTCCAACTTGAAGCCGCCATCCAATCCTAACTTTTCTGAAGGGACAAAAAAACACTGAACCGTTAGAAATGCAAGCTTATGAAAATGTAGAGATGCATCGACATGATATAGGTTCTTATTAATCATCAGACGTACTGAATATGGCATCGGCCTCATCTTGTGGCAATTCTTCGTCTGGGCAGGCATCAAGTGATCTAAGCCGTGCTGCCATTTGAGCTAGCTCCTTCACGAGATCCTTATCGGAAGCCACTAAAGCAGCCAACGAATTAACCAGTCCTCTCATGCACTTGATAGCCTTCTGTTCTGATTGCCGGAATCTTAGAAGCACAGCAACCTTGCACAATGCCAAAGCATATGCTTTCCCAGCTGCGGTCTTCTTATCTGGACAATTTGCTACCTAGAACATTCCCAGCATTTGATGTCAGTTTTTGCCTAGATCGTCTATTATACAATTTTTAACCAAAACTGCGAGGATGTCTAGCTAAGCGTCCTACAATAGTAGAAGAATGTGTTATTCGCACAGTTTTCGATGATACCTCCACTGCGATACGGATGGCAAGCCCTTCCTCGCTGATTTCAAAATTGTATGACGCATCTGCTGAACTTGAAGCGCTTTCAGGACTCTTAGAAGCTTGGTCTGTACTTTCTGTTGAAAATAATTGGGTTTGCAACATCTGCACCATAAAACGAGCAGCTTGGACCGCTTGTTTCCGCCTCTTTGAAATAACATGCGAACTACCCCCAGCATTACCATATAAACCAGGCCACATGGTTTTCATGACTGGTACAAATGCGTTGGAGATACAACTCTGTAAAAAGAAAGATGCAGTcagtaaatttaatttggagttaagttacataaaatgatTTTCTGAGATGTACGGCACACTATATCAACTTGCCTTGTGTTTGCCTGAAAGTGCAGGATAATGCTGAAAGAAGACGGACAGACATTGTTTCAATCTGGACAAACAAACACATGTGAGAATGTGCGACAAGCAAATGCCTTGAACAACAGAGGACAGAGGACAAATGAGCAATTGACCTTTCAAGTTCTTTAGTTTCCTCTGAGAAATACAATCGAACGAGCTGAGCTAGGATGACAGTATGCAAGTCAGCAGATATACTTGCAAAATTCTCACTAAGAAGAAGAATTTTTGCAAAACCTTCACCAAGAATGGTTGGAACATTATCATGATTATCACCCTCTAGACTGAATTCCCAGTCATCTTTATGAAACCCAGAAAACAGAATATCAAGAACTCCAATGTTTAGATCATCATCATTCAAATCAGAGATGTCAACTGGAGTGAACCGAGACTTCTCATAGCTAGCATCTGGCAATTCAATACCAGTGGCCTGGTCTATTTCTTGTGGACCATGCCAAGTTACAAGATCAATCAAGGCCTTGCATGCCATGGCACTAACTAGGTCAGGTCCACTGATGAAAGATAAGCGCAGCTGCTTCACCAACTCTGCATTTGCTCTATTCTCTAACAATCCGAGAAGACAAAGGCATCTTAAAGCAGCCCTTTGTACATCAACATGATTCTGTTTTGCCTGCATCAGATAGGATCAAGGGCAGCAACTTCAGGACTACAGCTCAATGGAATAGCCTTAAGAACAACGTGGTGCATACAAGAGCTGAATAGTTAGCGTATAAATAAGTATACATTATACACCAAGAGGACTGTAGAAGTAGAGCAATTGAACTTACTGCTGGAAGTAACAAAGAATGAAGCAGTTCTGATGCCTCGATTGCTTTGCCCTGAAGAGTTCGTAGGGTTGAAGTATTCTCAAGAAGAAGACCTGTCACGGAGAGACAATGCATCCACTGCATGAAGTCAGCCGTTCTCTCCCTGCAAGGTCTAGCCAGCTCTTCAACAACAGTGGAGATCACCATTTCAAATTCACCGACAGAAGAATGAACCTTTTTGGCCAATTCTGCCACTGCTTTCGCCCACTCTTTGTCTCCTCCAAGACTCACGCCATCTCCAATGGCGATCTGGTTCCCATCATCATCAACTTCATGTTCAAGAGGCCTGATCAGAAGCTCATGCAGAAAAGAACTCGCAACCTTCCGATTCATTGTATCAGAAAAGTCCAGCATTTCACCAAGCAACAATAGTTGCCTTGATGCGAAGTGATAATTTGGTCCTGAAACGGGACAAGAAATGAAATTAGTCCGTATATATGGAAAATGCTCAACTTGTATCTTAGCGAACGACCCAGCCCATTTTAACTCTTGCTTACCAGCAGAAAGGTGTGCTTTTACCAAATTAACATAATCACTAATTGTGCTTGGAAGGACATTGTCTAGAAGGTCATTTTTGTCAGAAGCCTCAGAAGCATATACTGCTGCTTCTGCGCCTGTAGTTGTTGCAGCCTCTGAGCCTTTGACCTGCAGGGAAATTTATTGACTTAATAAATAAAGCATTGAtgtttattttaactttgaAGTAATGGTCAGCACGGTTGGGAAGATTACTGACATaagaaataaagtattgctATCCAGGAACAATCCAATATCAACCAGTAGAACTAGCAAAAGTTCTTCTATAATTTCATTAGATCCAATAAAATTTCGCGGAACACATGTATCTTCACGCTTGCTCAAGATTACATCCAGCAATTATATCAGAAGGTAGATAACAACGAGACGAGCATGGTCAGCAGGCTGAGAAGTAGGGTAGGGTAGTCTTTAGGTGATAGAGGAAAGTAGGAGATTAACCATGAGGAAAAACCTTTAGAGAAATACTAATTGTGTGATTCACCTTACTTTTGTTCAACCTTCACTGGAATCTTATGTCCTCAAATGTAGTGGATGCCTAACAATCACATCCTAGAGGTATTTCGCTTCCCAAAAAAATCTAGAGGTAAGGAATTTAATCAACTCACAATCTGAAGCTTTTTGCACCTGATCAGTTGCTATTGTTGTGTGTATCATGTTGAACATGACAGTTTGCCAGTCCAATTTCAAAATAGCATTAGTTACGAAATTGAAACACGTTGGGGGTTCCTTGACATAATATCAACGATGTTTGTGCAGGACCGTTTTTCAATCAAGACATCTAAAGAAATAACTTCTTTGCTGTGCTAAACACCCCTGAGCTACTTATTGCTACAACGCTTTGGCATACAAAATTGTAACTAAGTGTGGTACTGTGCATGCAAACCAGACAATGGAAACCAAggtcaaatttcagtcaaaagGAAACATTAATTTGCTGTGTTTATCCATATTGAACAGTTGGCAACAATGCTATGTTAATAATCTCATTCTTCCAAGAATACCATAAAAATGCTGCATAACAAGCTAAGATAGGCCAGTGTTCACCTGAGCTTCAGCTTGCAAATGCTTGCACATGATCTTCCAGTAAAGAGCAACTTCAGCATCCATGAGTTGAATATTTGAAACTTGTTCTGCTGAAAATACAATAAGGATGCCGATATCAACCAGCAGAACAAGGAGGAATGACAAGAGACAACTTGATTCTTCTGGTATTTTCAAACAAATCAATTTGAAAACACAGCAGTTATCAATTGTGTGGAGTTGTCTTTCAGGTTTGTTCGTTTAATTGGAGTTAATTGCATTGCCCTTTGTCAGAGATTCATACTTCACCATGAACATAAATTAATCAACGGATATCTGCAAAACTAAACTATAAATAAAAAGACTCGTGGTTTTGTTCAGATTTACCTTCGTTCTCGCCATTTGCAGTGAAGTACTGCCtgatgctctgtccatcttgcACTCGCAAAGAACCATCTTTTAGAAGCACTGCCATCACAGATTCTCCAACTGACTCGTACGTCTCAACATCAAGAAACCTGAGAAGGGTAATTACATCTCTGCTGCAGTACTTAACAAGCCACTCGTCCTTCAGCATCTTCAGGCACTCGTTGTTCACTGAAGCAGACCTATCAGAGAGGCCCCTGTAAAGGAGAGTAGTCCTTTGCTTGATGCTGAAACCAGAACAAACGCCATCAATTTACTAACATAGTAAAATTGTGCATTTCATACATATGCATTGGTCTGTTTCTACTTCCAATGCACATGATTACTCACCTAAGACTCTGCAGGGGAAATTTAGTTGAAAGGACAGAATATGCTGCTCTCCTAACTGATTCACTAACATCGAGTGTTGATTCAATAACACTCTCCAATGTAGCATTTGATGGTGGAAGAGACAAAACTATTGTCTTTCGAACCTCCTTCACCAATGAAATAAGGCCACAATTAGatgcaacaacaagaagaagaacgaATCCAACATTAATAACTTTGAAGTCATTTAAAACGATCTCACGTACAgcattttgttctttttctagGGTCTCGAGAAAGAGATCAACGatgccaccatcctccccatcacCCGCAAAACGGGACAATGCACGCACGGCGAAAGCACGGATTGCAGGGATTTTATCCTGAACCCGGACCTTCATGCAATCAATCACTTCATCCCAAATTTCATCACTCACCTCAGCATCATCTGGCAACCGCATTATAATCTGCAAGCagaattacaaatttcacaGTATGAGTGGAAGGGATCAACTTAACGCTATGTAAATGAAGAACTGGTCAAGTTACAAACTTCTTCACAACTATACCAAGATTTTAATTCCGAGATGCAGGCTGCAAGAATCGAAGGATTTGTTTCTTGTGTAACATCAGGACTAGAGCCTTATTGGAGCAAATTTGCACAAGAGAGAGTTAAGCCTAAGCTCAGTTAAAGAAGAACACAATTAAACACTGTATCAACCCTACCTTTAACATCTATATAACTTTCTAAAGTAATAACGGAGACTGAATTTCATCAAAACATATACCCATCTCGAGGgagattaaaaaaaagtctTAAATGGAGACAAACTTTCTAGTAACTTCCTTTGCTCACCTCGGAGATGATTTGGCAGGCTCGGAAGCGCGCGGGGCGGTGCGCGGCCGTGGACGCGGTGATGAGGAAGCGAAGGAACCCCTCGAGGAACCCGTCGCCACCGCCGTCCGCCGAGGCGGATGAGGACGCGAAGGCGGCGGTGAAGAGGGCGGCGCGGTCGGATCCGGCGGAGCGGCGAGCGAGGTCGAAGAGCGGCGTGACGGCGATGCAGAAGGCCGGGAGGAAACGGCCGTTACCTTTGccggatgaggaagaggaatgGAGCGCGGCGAGCTCCCGCAGCTTCCGCGGGTGCACGGCGAGGGAGGCGCGGCACTCGTCTAGCACCCGCGCCACCTCGCGCGCAAGGCGACGTCCCGGGTCGTCAGCGCCGGAGACGGCCGCGGCGGGCGCCATGGTGCGGACTGCGCAGAatggtgaggaggaggtggggtttGGGAATTGGAAGGCGAGATTTGAATTGTCGAGAGGGAAACGGGAGCACAAGAAAAAATTGGAGCGGACGGTGCGACTGAACACGCGCACGGCGGAGCTTCCCCTGCGGCGGCTTTTGTGGGCTGGGCTGCAAAATGGGGTTTTCTTCGTGGGCTCAAGCTGGGCCGGAACGGGACTCGTATCCAGGTGGCGGACAGGTCCTGAGTGGGCGGCAAGGATCTGGGAGATGATGCCGACTTGAACTTCCTCGTCGGCGGGGAAACCGCAGAGGTCGAGGTTGAGCGGGGCGGAGAGCCAGAGGTGGCGCCACCTCTCCGTGCTCCCGGTccaccatcgccgccgcccTGCAACGGTCAATACCTAGCTCTGATCCTATGCGTTGACGGAGAATTACCCTATGCGTGGTGGAACCCGCTGCTATCGCTGCCGACTACCGTCTTCCGGTTCTCGGCGACCCTCTGTGTCGCCACCATCAGCCAACGCCACCTTCTGGACGGAACGGTGGAAACATTACAATATGggtaaattttgtaaaactacaTTATAATTATTAAAACtatcataaaattatatttttcttttattttacaaaatcatatttattttgcAACATTTTATCATAATACTACatttcttttggtttaactatcacaaaattacatttttttcatctcctaTTTCACAAAAGAACAGTTATTttacatcactttatcacaaaactacacttcttctaatttaactatcacaaaactacactttttctGTTTGATAGGCCCACACGTCATATTTACAATCTTCAATCTTCACTGTTTGCTGATGTGCCTAGCTACGACATGTCATAATTATTTGCCAAGTTAACAGATCATACATGATCTTTGAGCTTCTTCTCTTGGAAGCTAATGATCTAGGGCAAATTGAATTTCTggatatgaaaaattagcacTAACATGCCACCATTTGGACGGCTAAATCAATATCTCCTACGTCTCGTCAACTCTTTGTATGAGATCAAAATAAAGATAACCCTAGGGCATGAAAGGTACATGAAGAATGTGTGCATAGCTCATATGAAcatgaataatattttaatgGTCATCAGGATCACTAGAAACTATGGTGAACATCCTGATACAAAATATGATAGGAATGTTTTTTCCATGATCAGCAATATTACAATTAATGATATTATTGGAGTTAACATTGATGTTGCTGGTATATTGGAGGGTGTCTAGGGGAAACTTTAACAACAGTTGCCTGTCCAATGTTTCCCTCATTGTATAATCTGCACATTTATAGAATTGTTCACTTATTAAAGGGTATTCAAATTTTGTGAtcctagaatcatgtgaatagCTCAAAAGcaattttgtttctattttttatatgtgaATTTGATTTGTATGTTACTATGCTTAGAGTGCCTTAGAGACCTGAAATTTTTCGCGTCTAGAGCTATTGATTTAGCCATCCAAATGGTATCACGCTAACCGCCACCAGTGTCAATTTTCATGCTAGGAATTCAACTCGCACCATATCGGTAGCTTTTAAGAGAAGGATCTCAAAGATCACATAGGATTTGCTAACTTGGCAAGCAATTGTGATATGATGTGGTTGACCACGTTAGTAAACAGTGAGAGCTGAAGACCATAAGTATAATGTGTGGACCCATCAAACAGGAAaagtatagttttatgatagttaAATTAGAAGAAGTGTAATTTTGTAATAAAGTGATGCAAATAAACTATGGTTTTATGAAATATGAggtgaaaattatagttttgtgatagtaaAATCAAAAGAAGTGTAGTTTATGATTAAGTAATACGAAGTaagtgtaattttgtaaaataagagaataaaattataattttatgataattttaatGATTGCAGtgtagttttacaaaatttattcAAACAATTTCCCCAGCTCAGGCAGCTGGCATTTGACGCTGTAACAATTTACTCTTTGAACATCATGATTGCTAGCTGCTCTGTCCTAGAGTGCTGGCTGCTCAGAGATAACCGTGGCTTCAGTTGCCTACGAATCAACTGTCCCAGCCTTAGATCATCTCCAgtagctaccttaaatttttatctttaaaaacactattacagcatccactatctctattacagcatcccctatcactattacagcattccttattttttcatctccagcagctaccttatttcctaccttctactcctctttttctctctccggacccgttgtcagcctctgtgaacagtgctGCTATCCGACGTGTTTTTCTGCCTGCCGGTCCACTGTCAGTCTCTGTgagcagtgttgctacagtgttACGGGTGCTACAGTAGATCCGCGGATTTGCATGTCCATTTCCTCTCTCCACAGTACTGTACCGCAAATCACTGTAGCAGCCGGATCTGAAAAAACCctcctctgctggagatggtcttagaagCATCGGCATGGGTTCAGGGGAACTCATCATTGAGGATGCACCTTCGCTTCAAAGGTTGATGCAGCTTGAACTATTTATTGGCCTGCATGTACCGCAGTAATTTCAGCATCCAAACTGGAAACCTTGGGCTGCCTCTCTGATCTTGGTTACAATTCCAAAGTGGTATTTGGCACCACAGTAACTCAGGTACCTCCTTGCGTTCACAAGGCTTCTTACTGCATTTCCGTGTGCACAAAGAAATTTTGTATTATCTGCATTCATAGAGACAGCCTAATCTCGTGTTCTGTTTGCTAAAGGAATCGCTTACTGTTAGCTTGACGACGGTGGTATGCAGTGTCAAGATTTTAGGAATCAGTATTTATAATCTTAGCCTGGATATGGTTATCAACTTAATGAGATGTTTTCCTTGCTTGGAGACGTTGTACATCAAGGTAACAATCCTTCATTGGTGGTTCATACTGTTCAGCTGCTCTTTTTTGATCAACTTAGTATGACATTAATCCTTTGTCTGAAAGTTGTTCATTttgtctcttttctttttcagtcaTGTGTAACATGGGATAAAAACTTATCGCAGCGTAAGCATCGTAATCTTATCAGATGACTTGACATCGGCCTCAAGATAGTTGTGCTGAAAAATTATCAAGGCATAAAGTCACAATTTAACTTTGCGACATTCTTTGTATTGAATGCAAACATGTTGGAGTTAATGAGATTTGAGGGTGGACTCTTCAAGGATGATGAAAAGCATAGGTTGCTTCAACCGGAGAAAAGAGCATCTAGAGGTGCTCGGTTTTATTTTACAACCCATCGTAGATATCTGTAGGATTGAGAATGATGATTAAATAAGTTGAATTAATGTCTCATcaatttctttcgaaacagATGGTTTTCTCATATTTTGTCACACAGCGCATCTCAAAAACCGAGAGTGAAAGCAAATCAGGAGAGAATCAAATTGCTATGGAAATCTCTAGAAAAACACATGCTCTCGTGGATATTTATGAACCCTAAGTTACAATGGAACTCATCTCATGGGTCATCGCCACAAAAGATAACAATTTCAAGAAAGAAACCTTTGAAATAATGAAAAGATCACTGgaagaagagattctccaagttgacgatctagagacaagaaaattcaagacccacttCTATATATTAGTATggaaattttatacctctagcaacaataAAAAGTAACTTCTCGAGCtagaaaaatttcagctcaactAACAgaacgaaaatcacaaccagAAAAGGAATAACTCGAAACAAAACAAATTAGCCAATaaaaagaaactagaaggagattaGTACAAGCACAAGGGGAACAAAGACTTCATTTCATTTAGAGGACAACCATATTTTCGACAGAATTACAAGGTagttttctcacaaaaagctctcacttATTACAAGGCTAAGCTTTGTTGTATcttttcctctaaaacctatcacTTAAAGCttaaatggctggctcaaaccTTCCACACAgtcctactcctctatttataggcctagggaagTAACTTAACTCTTAAGGTTTCTTATTTCAAAAATACCCCTCTTTTTCAATAACCTCTTACCTACTATCgaggcattttggtccattttcgcTCTGCCCATCGAATGGttgtggcttcttcatgacttagttttgTCTCGACGTAAGAtttgtgatgatgccacgtgcactccatctgTCCATAATTTTatggccaaaccgtgaaaccgtcttgcacgcttctcaaagcgtaactCAATGCCGCTTGCTTAagccttaagcaagcatccAGATATTGACACGtatactctgtcttgcgatcttggtCGCTGACAAGTCTGTCATGCTTTTGATCCtccgggccaccttgtcacttgaaccagcatccccttcgcttgactttgtcaacatgttaTCTTCATCTACTTtcacatgctttgcttgactttcatgtgcacaactaggaccacccttgactctgcctgacctccttgatcatccggcaccaagcaccccgcccCAATCATTCCACCGTTagccgtcaagttgcatccatcacctgcacatcaagagacaagcacacacatatctccaaaccatctccagtTAGTTCCAGATCAAAATCCTTAGTTTAAAACACATTCCAGAAAAATCATTAAcatcggataatccagtgttcaCTCCTCATGAGCACCGGGCCATCCGACATGTTCAACTCCTCAGTTCGGCCATTTTGCTTCATCTTTGAAAATATTAGTCCAACGTGCCTATCATCTCattgccggatcatccggtgagtgcatCTCCACTAGACACCCATTTCACAACCTCtgtgcaagaaatagtctggcgtATTCTCCAACGTTCACATTatccatcgtcggaccatccggcatgtagtATTCACCCCAGACATGTTCTGCAAGCTCTTTGGACAAATTAGTCCGACGTGTATTGCTGCTCagtgctggaccatccggcgtgcacTTCAACTTTTGCTTATGAGTTTAAAAGCTTTGGCGTAAACCTCatctaaacaccggaccatccagcgcgTTCAATTTCCAGAGcgtcggataatccggtgtgtgcatTTTCCTGGACTCATAGACAAAAGTGCTAACtccattttctctgcaactttggttagtcaagAACTTAATTGCAACaatacatgctcatgcaatctaaaaaccaaaataacaatattatcaatcactcatgaCATATAAATCAAGctatattttaacttggtttcttaatctCGCCCTTGATAAGTGCATTAACAACcttcaaagcacaaagattttggtttcaAGAATTTCAACAAGAAAAGCTCAtctaagtgaccaaaaactcaagaaggagcaaaagatgtcacttggtataagaaagattgcaaaagctCGAAGAGAGGCAAGACAAGTCAAATGCGAAActtccccttgatgaatgcatatatTTCAGAActcttcttctttgtgatttagttCATATGATCTCCCTTAttggtaatgcaaacatcaaggataaaaacTCCAtgaaatgcatgaatatgcaaatc
The sequence above is drawn from the Phragmites australis chromosome 10, lpPhrAust1.1, whole genome shotgun sequence genome and encodes:
- the LOC133930508 gene encoding uncharacterized protein LOC133930508 isoform X1; its protein translation is MAPAAAVSGADDPGRRLAREVARVLDECRASLAVHPRKLRELAALHSSSSSGKGNGRFLPAFCIAVTPLFDLARRSAGSDRAALFTAAFASSSASADGGGDGFLEGFLRFLITASTAAHRPARFRACQIISEIIMRLPDDAEVSDEIWDEVIDCMKVRVQDKIPAIRAFAVRALSRFAGDGEDGGIVDLFLETLEKEQNAEVRKTIVLSLPPSNATLESVIESTLDVSESVRRAAYSVLSTKFPLQSLSIKQRTTLLYRGLSDRSASVNNECLKMLKDEWLVKYCSRDVITLLRFLDVETYESVGESVMAVLLKDGSLRVQDGQSIRQYFTANGENEAEQVSNIQLMDAEVALYWKIMCKHLQAEAQVKGSEAATTTGAEAAVYASEASDKNDLLDNVLPSTISDYVNLVKAHLSAGPNYHFASRQLLLLGEMLDFSDTMNRKVASSFLHELLIRPLEHEVDDDGNQIAIGDGVSLGGDKEWAKAVAELAKKVHSSVGEFEMVISTVVEELARPCRERTADFMQWMHCLSVTGLLLENTSTLRTLQGKAIEASELLHSLLLPAAKQNHVDVQRAALRCLCLLGLLENRANAELVKQLRLSFISGPDLVSAMACKALIDLVTWHGPQEIDQATGIELPDASYEKSRFTPVDISDLNDDDLNIGVLDILFSGFHKDDWEFSLEGDNHDNVPTILGEGFAKILLLSENFASISADLHTVILAQLVRLYFSEETKELERLKQCLSVFFQHYPALSGKHKSCISNAFVPVMKTMWPGLYGNAGGSSHVISKRRKQAVQAARFMVQMLQTQLFSTESTDQASKSPESASSSADASYNFEISEEGLAIRIAVEVANCPDKKTAAGKAYALALCKVAVLLRFRQSEQKAIKCMRGLVNSLAALVASDKDLVKELAQMAARLRSLDACPDEELPQDEADAIFKKLGLDGGFKLDTNQAMPPTPAPRSVRPPAPTRRRARRAPSSSDESDAGGEEVDLPAASVSRVPATPSMTAARSQRASKTAALSKMSAKPTAASSSGESDDQSDVTSDEDSSDVESS
- the LOC133930508 gene encoding uncharacterized protein LOC133930508 isoform X2, coding for MAPAAAVSGADDPGRRLAREVARVLDECRASLAVHPRKLRELAALHSSSSSGKGNGRFLPAFCIAVTPLFDLARRSAGSDRAALFTAAFASSSASADGGGDGFLEGFLRFLITASTAAHRPARFRACQIISEIIMRLPDDAEVSDEIWDEVIDCMKVRVQDKIPAIRAFAVRALSRFAGDGEDGGIVDLFLETLEKEQNAEVRKTIVLSLPPSNATLESVIESTLDVSESVRRAAYSVLSTKFPLQSLSIKQRTTLLYRGLSDRSASVNNECLKMLKDEWLVKYCSRDVITLLRFLDVETYESVGESVMAVLLKDGSLRVQDGQSIRQYFTANGENEEQVSNIQLMDAEVALYWKIMCKHLQAEAQVKGSEAATTTGAEAAVYASEASDKNDLLDNVLPSTISDYVNLVKAHLSAGPNYHFASRQLLLLGEMLDFSDTMNRKVASSFLHELLIRPLEHEVDDDGNQIAIGDGVSLGGDKEWAKAVAELAKKVHSSVGEFEMVISTVVEELARPCRERTADFMQWMHCLSVTGLLLENTSTLRTLQGKAIEASELLHSLLLPAAKQNHVDVQRAALRCLCLLGLLENRANAELVKQLRLSFISGPDLVSAMACKALIDLVTWHGPQEIDQATGIELPDASYEKSRFTPVDISDLNDDDLNIGVLDILFSGFHKDDWEFSLEGDNHDNVPTILGEGFAKILLLSENFASISADLHTVILAQLVRLYFSEETKELERLKQCLSVFFQHYPALSGKHKSCISNAFVPVMKTMWPGLYGNAGGSSHVISKRRKQAVQAARFMVQMLQTQLFSTESTDQASKSPESASSSADASYNFEISEEGLAIRIAVEVANCPDKKTAAGKAYALALCKVAVLLRFRQSEQKAIKCMRGLVNSLAALVASDKDLVKELAQMAARLRSLDACPDEELPQDEADAIFKKLGLDGGFKLDTNQAMPPTPAPRSVRPPAPTRRRARRAPSSSDESDAGGEEVDLPAASVSRVPATPSMTAARSQRASKTAALSKMSAKPTAASSSGESDDQSDVTSDEDSSDVESS